In Deferribacteraceae bacterium V6Fe1, one genomic interval encodes:
- a CDS encoding rhodanese-like domain-containing protein encodes MRRFLLALFCLMAFSFSVFAEANPVADNSKAMVSAAKQMVKEITPQELMDLIKGKVNFVLIDVRTKEEVPAAKIEAKEYYNISRGLIEFMLPKMNIPTDKLIVTYCKVGGRGVLAAETLKRLGYQNVVNLKGGIKGWIEAGFPVTNPLGTFKMVPYELTGCAE; translated from the coding sequence ATGAGAAGATTTTTATTAGCATTATTTTGTTTGATGGCTTTTAGCTTTAGCGTATTTGCTGAGGCAAACCCTGTTGCTGACAACAGCAAAGCGATGGTAAGTGCTGCAAAGCAAATGGTTAAGGAGATAACCCCTCAGGAGCTTATGGACTTAATTAAAGGCAAGGTAAATTTTGTGCTTATCGATGTTAGGACAAAGGAAGAGGTGCCTGCAGCAAAAATTGAGGCTAAAGAGTATTACAATATTAGCAGAGGTTTGATCGAATTTATGCTACCAAAGATGAATATCCCGACTGATAAGCTCATTGTTACTTATTGTAAAGTTGGCGGTAGAGGGGTATTGGCCGCAGAAACATTAAAAAGGTTGGGTTATCAGAATGTTGTAAATCTTAAAGGTGGTATAAAAGGATGGATTGAGGCAGGTTTTCCTGTAACTAATCCGCTTGGAACATTTAAAATGGTTCCATATGAACTTACGGGGTGTGCTGAATAA
- the wrbA gene encoding NAD(P)H:quinone oxidoreductase, with amino-acid sequence MVKVYVVFYSLYGHVYKLAEAVKKGAESVDGVSVKLLQVPELMTEEQLKNAGAFEAKKSFSHVPVASVEDLAGADAVIFGTPTRFGNMASQMKNFIDQTGSLWAKGALIGKVGSVFSSTASQHGGQETTLTSFHTVLLHHGMIVVGVPYSEQRLLNMKEITGGTPYGATTIADHDGSRMPSDNELAIAEFQGRHVAEIAKRLKC; translated from the coding sequence ATGGTAAAAGTGTATGTTGTTTTTTATAGTTTATACGGGCATGTTTATAAATTAGCCGAAGCAGTTAAAAAGGGGGCTGAATCAGTTGATGGTGTAAGCGTTAAACTGTTACAGGTGCCTGAGCTTATGACTGAAGAGCAGTTAAAAAATGCAGGTGCATTTGAGGCTAAGAAAAGCTTTTCCCATGTGCCGGTGGCAAGTGTGGAAGACTTGGCAGGGGCTGATGCCGTTATATTTGGGACACCTACAAGATTTGGAAACATGGCTTCTCAGATGAAAAATTTTATAGATCAGACGGGCAGTCTATGGGCAAAAGGTGCCCTTATTGGCAAGGTAGGTTCAGTATTTAGCTCTACCGCATCTCAGCACGGCGGTCAGGAAACGACGTTGACAAGCTTTCACACAGTGCTACTACATCATGGAATGATAGTAGTCGGTGTGCCTTATTCGGAGCAAAGACTACTTAATATGAAAGAGATTACCGGCGGCACACCTTACGGAGCTACCACAATAGCTGATCATGATGGGAGCAGGATGCCAAGTGATAATGAGCTTGCCATCGCAGAATTTCAGGGGCGTCATGTTGCAGAAATAGCAAAAAGACTAAAATGTTAA
- a CDS encoding DUF4442 domain-containing protein → MRFLLNIYPPYVGAGVKIEYIRDDWKELKVSMVLRWYNRNAVGTHFGGSLYSMTDPHIMLLLMNSLGRDYIVWDKSAEIDFIKATKAKVYCTVSITDEIINEIKEKTADGDKFYPEFTLNIVDGKDNLIARVKKILYVRRKF, encoded by the coding sequence ATGAGATTTTTGCTGAATATCTATCCGCCATATGTTGGTGCTGGGGTAAAAATTGAATATATCAGAGATGATTGGAAAGAATTAAAAGTATCGATGGTGTTGCGTTGGTATAATAGAAATGCCGTTGGCACGCATTTCGGCGGCAGTCTTTACTCAATGACCGACCCGCATATTATGCTGCTGCTTATGAATTCCCTTGGCAGAGATTATATCGTGTGGGACAAATCAGCCGAAATCGACTTTATAAAGGCAACAAAGGCAAAGGTTTACTGCACTGTTTCAATAACCGATGAAATTATAAATGAGATAAAAGAAAAGACTGCTGACGGAGATAAATTTTACCCGGAGTTTACTCTAAATATTGTCGACGGTAAAGATAATCTGATAGCAAGGGTGAAAAAGATACTTTATGTGAGAAGAAAGTTCTAA